ctggacatatttGTTGTAATTTAGATGTACATGATGTGAATAGATCAGTTCTAATCTAGACATATCAGTATTAATCTAGATATAATCTAAACATATCAATGTTGATTTGGACATGGGACATATCTTTTCTGATTTGGGTATTTGTTTGACATATTGGTTTGTTATCCTTTCGTATCTTGCTATTTGTAATACAAAGTTAATTATTAGTTGTTCCATGGTATTGCTAGTTATTGGTTTTGTTAAATGAATCACAATATtctgtttcctttttttttttatgcctGAAGCAATAGAAAATAATTTCACCACCAacgacaataataataattaaactgataatattaataaaataacccaaattcttatatgagactgtcctcaccatcaactgatggtgagaccagttcactattgcgaatttaggtatgttacttctatagtttagacatgttactttttttataattttagatgaggtactttttttagtttaagtatgttacttctatagtttatacatcttactttttttatacagagtagttttaggggagataccttcttagtttaggtatgttacttctatagtttagacatgttactttatttttataattttaaaggaagtactttttttagtttagatatgttacttctatagtttatacattttactttttttatacggagtagttttaggggagataccttcttagtttaggtatgttacttctatagtttagacatgttacttttttttaataattttagaggaggtattttttttagtttaggtatgttacttctatagtttagacatgttactttttttatacggagtaattttaggggaggtacatttttagtaaggtatgttacttctatagtttagacatgttacttttttttatacggattagttttaggggaggtacctttttagtttatgtattactttacttttttatataattttagatgaggtaattttttagtttaggtatgttacttctatagtttagacatgttacttttttttataaggaatagttttaggggaggtacatttttagtttaggtatgttacttctatgatttagatatgttactttttttatatataattttagaggaggtacttttttagtttaggtatgttacttcaatagtttagatctgttacttttttttatagttttaggggaggtacgctattggtttcgcgctcgtcacactatcaagttgatggtgtgactggtctcacaggagacgcgctgataAAATAATACTAAGGAAGTACTCCCttcgttccataatgttcctcacttttccattatgcgcggtctccaatgtactactttgaccattaatagttttaattttgCATTAGTAAAAATCAtagaaaaattatatttttagaaAATTATATCGAAACGAATCCATTGATATCCCGCAAGTTAATATTCTTACTCTAAATTATACTATTAATTACGATCAAAtattttaaactttgaccatatgaatagtaaacatgaggaacattatggaacagagaaataataaaaaataatgtttcCTCCGTTTCTTAAATATTGCACTATCTTGATTTTACGCCCCCCAacacattactttgactcttaatctCTTGAATTATgcataagtaaaaaaaaattgatatttagaaagtaTATCGGTACGATTTCAAATAAGATCCTACACGATTACATATTTTCTTATGTAtatattacaaaatatggtTATAGGTACATTGTGAATATTGtaaaagtcaaaatggtgcaatatttgtgtattggaggaagtataaatattactaaaaaataataatactagGAATagtttcaataataataataatctaaaataatacCAAGGCGCTTCCAACTGCTACTTTCACATTCTCGATCATGACTATTGACATTATCTTTATTATTTCTAGTCATACAATTTCTCATTCACTTCTGGGAATGATTTACCTAGTTGAACATGATCATAGTATTCAggatttctttattttgttcaTTCACCCAAAAGACAATATATGAACTAATTAAAAACTCTATTGAATATTTTTCACAATTATCGTGTCTGCAGGACCACACTAGTTTCATGAAAGATATAAAGGGTATCTTGACAACAAGATTCAGAAACTATTATAGTAttctaggtcatattttcttgtacatCTCCAAAAGGATTTACAGGCTTCTAATAGTCAAATGTCCAGACTTAAGCCGTGAACTAAAATGAAGGCTATATATTTGCATCTCAATTTATAATAGCTTTGATTATAATTATCTTCAAAGAAGAGCAAGACCCACTAATTTATGTTTTCAACATTATATAgtaaattattataaattcttcCATTTTTCCATAGACCAATGTCCTTTTCCTCCACAGCGGTAACATACATTGGCCTTATTGAGAGGACCACCTTGACCATATTCATATCAACGCCTACGTCCTCGACCACTACTGTTGGCGTGATATTTTTCTTTTCCATAATGGGATGTCGCATTCGCTTCAGGGAATAGAGTAGAACCAGTTGGGCATGATTCATGATTTTTCATCAATAGCTCGTTATTTCGCTCCCACAAGGGGACAAGATATAAGTTCAGAATATTTCTTAAATCTCTTTTCACGGTATTGTGTCTGCAGGACAACATTATTTGCGAGAAAGTTAGAATGTGTTTTCTCCAACATTTCTACACCAATGATTTTCTTTCCACATAATTTCAAGTGTGAATTAATTCTGAACATAGCTGGGTTATATTCTTCACATACAAACTTAAAGTCTTGTAGTGTTAAATATAATCAATCATAACTAGTTTTGGGTAATATGACAATTTTCTGGTGGTCATGTCTTTCCTTTAGATTACTCAAAAGACTTGTGTATCTTTTACGGCCAAATACTCGATCTTAAGACCCTAATGGAGGTGATGCCGAAGAAATATCATAGCCTTTGTCTTGTTTTGACTTGTTCATATATTTACTTCTTTGATTGTATAACCAATATCCTTTGCATCTAGGTGAATTTCAACATCTAACACCCAAGACAAATAATTCTTTCCAGTAATATTAAAGGCCGCAAAATCAAGTTTTAAGATTTGACATAATTCACTATACAAAATATTCCAAATTAGGAATTATCTAcaacaataaattaattaagaaaaaacCTTGTGTTTAACCAGATGATACAATAGACCGTAAAATACTTGACCAGTTAAACAAAACAAACACAATAAGAGAATCAATTGCAATATATATTGCGTATATAATAGAATCAATTGCAATATATATTGCGTATATAATAGTTGTGGCATAATACAATTGCAAGAATAAGAGATTAATTAAACGATCATAATCGAATATATGCGAATATACAAGTGCGGCAATAtatgtttgtgtttgtgtttgtgtttgaaaattgcGACAAACGGATAATTGCTCcaataaattgtgcaaaaataACATATATACTCTAAATTTTGGCCGCATATAATCTCCAAACCAGCCAAACATGCAATCACATTATTATTTATACTGCTAATGCTATGTTGCTATTGCTGACGCACAATCAACATTTTTGTGTGAAATTATATAGCAAATAACAAATCTCCAATGAAAACTTCATGTTAATCGAAACAATCGAAACATACGGTATAAGACAAAGCTGGGGTATTAATCACAACCGggaatcaataaaaaaaaaaaaacaatattcaCCAACGCCGAAAAAATAAGTCACAACGCAATTAAATGGTATTAATTAACTTAAAAGGAATCTGATGAACtttgtttataaataatcagatCGAGCAATAAAAAATAGTCGCCAAATAAACATGGATCGCatgttcataattaatttttaaagatAAGAAAATTAAGTATAATAAAACTCACCTCAAAGAATTGAAGACGAATGACTTCATTTGTTTCCCGTTAGCTCAGTCGGCTAGGGtttggtgctgataacgtgttatGAATAAACAAGAGAGATAAGAGAGAGAATAGGGTTGCGTCCATTATTCCATATAATACTGGGTATATATAGGATACAATAGTTAGGGTTTGACTGAACcctagaatattccggaaatactaatggggtataatgggcatccatattatatttcataacaactttgtattaataattattttatttaaactttatttttctaatttGATAGGATCTAATATGATCTAATCTTATCTAAAATGCATAATAAGATGTTGAAATAAAGTGAACTAAACCGGATGTTTGTAATACTCCGTAGTTTAATATCTTCCTCATTACTTATTTGGAAaccgaaaaaattagaaaaaagtTGGAAAAAAGGGTCAACGGTACAACAGTTAACGGTTGAGGTGCCTTCCTATGAAACCGCTATTAGGCTTGATTCCTCTCTCAAACCAACGCCCTTCCTTtcggaaggaaaatggaaaatggaaaatggaaaatggaaaatggaaaatggaaaatggaaaatggaaaatggaaaattgaaaattgaaaattgaaaattgaaaattgaaaataataatcgTGTGTGACTTTTGTTTTGTTTCGTTTGTTTGtccaaaaagaaaaagggaagaagaagaatgagATGTTGGTGATCGCAGAAGGAGGAAATGGCGTATGAAGAGATGCAAGCAACGCCTCTATCATCGATCGTGGAGGCGTTCGAGTATCTAGCTGATACCGTCGAGAATGGGAAAGATGAACTTCACTTAATTGCCTTTTGTGATGCCTGTGCTTTAGTTTCTGTTCTCTTCAATTCTTTAGGCCTTGCTTTCAAATTTGCCGAGTTGGAGTATTGTGCTAAGGTACTCTTTTctattttttggattttgatcaTGCCCTTTTTATCATTCTTACGATCATCTAATTAGAATAACATCATTGATCATTCATACATACGAAGTACTATGTTTATAATTGATTATGTACAATGTTTACAATTGATTATGTACTATGTTTACAATTGATTATGCAAAAATAAATGTTTGTGCTAAATTAATTTGTTGTATGTAAATTGTTCCTTAAACACATGAAAGTGAGGCCGTGACGACGTGACATGAATGTTTGAAAGTCATTTTTTCTCATTAAAAATCATGACTCCGTATTGACCTTTGATTTGGAAAATGAGATTGGCATAGATTTAGAGAGATCTGTCAAATGATATCAAGGAAAAGAAATGTTATCTATAACAACTATTATTGTCATAATTGTTGAGATCAAATTCTAAGATTATCAAGTTTATTTTCCGAACAAATTGGAAATGGATTAGTTTTCTTTGATAATAGTTGATTTGTGTACATAACATTCTTAGTTTAAAAGTTTTCTGATTGGGAAATGTTGCACGGAGTAATGCTTACTTAGCCTCTTTTATGTTTTCCCTTAATTTGGCTGAGGTAAATTACATGTTCATTTGACTGCTCCTTTTCTAATTCTTGTTATGGATTTGTCAAGGTGCGCGGTCTGGTTGAAGCATCAAAGATATATCCTACGTTACATAATATACTGGACGTCGATGTCCGAAATGGCAGAGTGAGATGTCCAGGAAGCCTTTCACGTAACTTACGTAGAGTTAGACAGGGTCTCGACCTTATCAGAGCTTTGTTCGAGCAGTTCCTGTCCACTTAGTATGTTTACTCCCTTCAACTCTTACCATTTATTTTCTGCATTGATAATAGAGGTATCTACAGACTACAGTAGTAGAGTAGAGTATCAATGCAATATCAAGTACGGATACATGACATATGCAGATAAAGAACTTCCTATTTGATCAtcattaccttttttttttgcatttaaACTGCAATCCCGTTCTGATTCTGATGGCCATAACAACCTTCAAAATCCCCAATAACACTGATAATTTCTCTAATTTTGCAGTGATTGTTCTTTAAGAGAAGCGGCTTCATCAGCTTACGCACAAACATGTGCCCCATACCATACATGGGCAGTTAGGGCAGCTGCTGCCGCTGGAATGTATGCTCTTCCATCAAGAGATCAGCTTCTGATAAGCCTGAAAGAAACGGGTTAGTTCGGTTATTTTCATCAAACAATGTCTGCTTCAATTCCCTAAACAGTAAACACCATTATGCCTGCATCAAAAAGTAAAATTGAACAAAAATTTAAGGGAAATGACACGgggaaggaaaaagaaaaacttTTTGCTCTTGACATCCTTTAGTTTCTTTTTTCAATATTAGAAGGTGTTCTGCAGTGATTTCATAACCTTAGTAATTGTGAAATGACTGCTGAATGGTGTATGATTCTCACCTGTTCTCACCTTCTTTACTTTGTAGATGAATCAGCAGAATTCAGAATGCAACGGTACATTAAAGCTGTGGTTCCAGTTATACAGTACATTGACAAGCTTTATATTTCAAGAAATATCACTTTAGACTGGTAAACTAGTTTATTTATTGTGGGGATCATTAGAGATTGTTCTACAGAAGAGGCATGCCAAATGTTACGTTGTTCGTCTAGTTTGGTGCCCTTGGTGGAAATTTGTAATGATCAACAAGGTAGGAGACTAGGAGCTAACACAAGCATTGTTGTATTTTAGATCATATACAGGATCATAGCTTTCTTCTCCCGTCTCATTCAGGTCCACTGAAATTACCTTACTTTGAAGAGAAAATTACAGTTCAAATTTAGATTTTTGTATGTGtgggaatattttttttatagggTTAAGTTTATTGCTACCAAATTGTGGTACACAATCTCTGTAAATAACTGAGTTTGTTGTCATatataaattcatttttccagtTTCTCGAGTTATCAGAATCTTCAA
This genomic stretch from Spinacia oleracea cultivar Varoflay chromosome 3, BTI_SOV_V1, whole genome shotgun sequence harbors:
- the LOC110788484 gene encoding ACD11 homolog protein, encoding MAYEEMQATPLSSIVEAFEYLADTVENGKDELHLIAFCDACALVSVLFNSLGLAFKFAELEYCAKVRGLVEASKIYPTLHNILDVDVRNGRVRCPGSLSRNLRRVRQGLDLIRALFEQFLSTYDCSLREAASSAYAQTCAPYHTWAVRAAAAAGMYALPSRDQLLISLKETDESAEFRMQRYIKAVVPVIQYIDKLYISRNITLDW